A genomic stretch from Marinimicrobium sp. C6131 includes:
- a CDS encoding DUF4212 domain-containing protein, giving the protein MAFASKEAAREYWRANIKLLAVLLSIWFMVSFGAGILLVDWLNQFRMGGFKLGFWFAQQGSIYTFLVLIFVYVYKMNQLDRRFGVREDEE; this is encoded by the coding sequence ATGGCTTTTGCGTCCAAGGAAGCCGCCAGAGAGTATTGGCGGGCGAACATCAAGTTGCTGGCGGTGCTGCTCAGCATCTGGTTCATGGTCTCGTTTGGTGCGGGCATCCTGCTGGTGGACTGGCTCAATCAATTTCGCATGGGTGGCTTCAAACTGGGCTTCTGGTTTGCCCAGCAGGGTTCCATCTACACCTTTCTGGTCCTGATTTTTGTCTATGTGTACAAAATGAATCAGTTGGACCGCCGCTTCGGTGTCCGGGAAGACGAGGAGTAG
- a CDS encoding DUF5924 family protein translates to MEQPGETPAQTIERPTWSRRALDRLIALLKRYPKLLALAGFLSGLASFVLVERKPALAQVVAVLMLASWLWLMFENTLRRNALRLLKLKVPRPALHFITQMVHQESLFFVLPFFFFTVTWNSGQTLFMGLLCAAALVSVLDPLYYNHLAQRRWLFLGFHALALFAVMLTALPIILHLSTAQSYPLALGIAVLLAIPSVISALPPRRWWRSIALVGVVVTLGAAGWYGRLWVPPATLWLTQVALSTDINIQDKSPGNSVKRLTETQLHQKGLYAYTAIRAPRGLNERIYHVWRLNGEIVDTIALDIQGGRKEGYRAWTHKRHFPERAVGDWQVQVITEAQQMIGVLRFEVTAIRN, encoded by the coding sequence ATGGAACAACCCGGCGAGACACCCGCACAGACCATTGAACGGCCCACCTGGTCACGCCGGGCACTGGACAGGCTGATCGCCCTCCTCAAGCGCTATCCCAAACTGCTGGCGCTGGCAGGCTTTCTGTCCGGCCTTGCCAGCTTTGTCCTGGTCGAGCGCAAACCCGCACTCGCCCAGGTGGTCGCAGTGCTGATGCTGGCCAGTTGGCTCTGGCTGATGTTCGAGAACACACTGCGCCGAAATGCCCTGCGCCTGCTTAAGCTGAAAGTCCCGCGCCCCGCCCTGCACTTCATCACCCAGATGGTGCACCAGGAGAGTCTGTTTTTCGTCCTGCCCTTTTTCTTTTTCACGGTCACCTGGAACAGCGGTCAGACGCTGTTTATGGGGCTGCTGTGCGCGGCCGCGCTGGTCTCGGTCCTCGACCCGCTGTATTACAACCATCTGGCGCAACGGCGCTGGCTGTTTCTCGGCTTTCATGCCCTGGCCCTGTTTGCGGTCATGCTCACGGCGTTGCCCATCATCCTGCATCTGAGTACCGCCCAGAGCTACCCGCTGGCGTTGGGTATCGCCGTGCTGCTGGCCATTCCCAGTGTCATCAGCGCCTTGCCACCCCGGCGCTGGTGGCGCAGCATCGCCCTGGTGGGCGTGGTCGTCACTCTCGGCGCGGCAGGCTGGTACGGACGCCTCTGGGTGCCCCCGGCCACACTGTGGCTGACTCAGGTGGCGCTGAGCACCGATATCAATATTCAGGATAAGAGCCCGGGCAACAGCGTCAAACGACTGACCGAAACCCAGTTGCATCAGAAGGGTCTATATGCCTACACCGCGATAAGGGCACCACGGGGACTGAACGAGCGGATTTACCATGTCTGGCGTCTGAACGGTGAGATCGTCGATACCATTGCCCTGGACATTCAGGGAGGTCGCAAGGAGGGGTATCGAGCCTGGACACACAAGCGGCACTTCCCGGAACGTGCGGTGGGCGACTGGCAGGTGCAAGTGATCACCGAGGCACAACAGATGATCGGTGTGCTGCGCTTTGAGGTTACAGCGATCAGGAATTGA
- a CDS encoding DUF349 domain-containing protein codes for MSPLKRLFGSRNKQPSLDEQIKALENRPESELLALVQSDTQEALREAALNHLSYNQTLLNLSLGDGNGRLQQAARKRIGQLLEEEHLSLEELSKAVSDEAQLLALSSYSSRAGQAVLEQINEPELLLELAVNGASIQIRRAAAEKITTRPELEKLQKAAQGRDKTVYKLAKQRLEAFKAEDARRAEAEAQALVICEKLEQLLRTEQDPLFDAKLDKLHQDWTALPIPPADALAQRYQQALDGYRNKQAERAELQAQLAAREEAEQARQTEAQSRLTELHTQLTELGAALYTADSDALQNDHWTERVRVAGESLNALEPAALPKRDRESLERQISQLTELLALLREHGTLTHWTPQLAQPEQRADARKVLKQLVKTARQWPENERPTPVLEAMRALNELDQQEKTKEQSQRKHIREVEGLVRQGLSAAQRGQVRRARGLHRASQEKRETLEHIPAHLASKLEELDQAIERLSDWHEFAVTPKKEALIRSMQALEHSTMDPEELARKIHHLQDDWREVSKGVPHHDEDLWHQFQEASHRAFEPCKEFFEAQAKEREANQAKREELIEQVQLYLNGYHWDSPVWKDVEHTLKQARREWRDAWPVPRQAVKAQEERFEPLMDQLHAKLGEAYDAHRAEKELLVQRAEQLREQSDLHQAIEGAKDLQAQWKQVGQCRPREDQALWKQFREHCDAIFARRQAEFEAADQARQAQAEQAESLINELKALQKQPLDSPGAQRARIEELKGQFQALKELPRQRAQALNDTFYQTLKSLDEQHKAARRQARERQRQQLFNAAEAVRALELASLEGGDTTAAREEASIAMDAVEQWPGDSQTLLNQRLERADSLTPAVQAENLEALRLLCIRKEIATGQESPEPDRARRMAYQMEQLQQGLGQPSDTAESLLMEWLALGGVPDPEYTQLLARFQPH; via the coding sequence ATGTCACCACTAAAGCGACTATTTGGTTCCCGCAACAAGCAACCCTCTCTGGACGAGCAGATCAAGGCGCTGGAAAACCGCCCCGAGTCGGAATTGCTGGCGCTGGTACAGAGCGACACCCAGGAAGCCCTGCGCGAAGCGGCCCTGAATCACCTGAGCTACAACCAGACCCTGCTCAACCTCTCGCTCGGTGATGGCAATGGCCGGCTGCAGCAGGCCGCGCGCAAGCGCATCGGCCAATTACTGGAAGAAGAGCACTTGAGTCTGGAAGAACTGTCCAAAGCGGTGTCCGATGAGGCCCAGTTGCTGGCTCTGAGCAGCTACTCCTCCCGGGCCGGCCAGGCCGTACTCGAACAGATCAATGAACCCGAATTGTTGCTGGAACTGGCGGTGAACGGTGCCAGTATCCAGATCCGCCGGGCGGCGGCCGAGAAAATCACTACCCGCCCCGAGCTGGAAAAACTGCAAAAAGCGGCTCAGGGCCGGGACAAAACCGTGTATAAGCTCGCCAAACAGCGCCTGGAGGCCTTCAAGGCAGAGGACGCCCGGCGTGCCGAGGCCGAAGCCCAGGCTCTGGTGATTTGTGAGAAGCTCGAGCAACTGCTGCGAACCGAGCAGGATCCTCTGTTCGATGCCAAGCTCGACAAGCTGCATCAGGATTGGACCGCCCTGCCCATTCCCCCTGCGGACGCGCTCGCCCAACGCTACCAACAGGCACTGGACGGATACCGCAACAAACAGGCCGAACGAGCCGAGCTGCAGGCCCAACTGGCGGCCCGCGAAGAAGCCGAACAGGCACGTCAGACTGAAGCACAATCCCGGCTCACCGAACTTCACACTCAACTCACGGAGCTGGGCGCCGCGTTGTACACCGCCGACAGCGACGCACTGCAAAACGACCACTGGACCGAGCGGGTTCGTGTGGCCGGCGAGTCGCTGAATGCCCTGGAACCCGCAGCCCTACCCAAGCGTGACCGAGAATCACTGGAGCGCCAGATCAGTCAGTTGACCGAGCTACTGGCGCTGCTGCGTGAGCACGGCACCCTGACACACTGGACGCCACAACTGGCTCAACCGGAGCAGCGTGCTGACGCCCGCAAAGTACTCAAACAACTGGTCAAAACCGCCCGCCAGTGGCCGGAAAACGAACGGCCAACGCCCGTCCTGGAGGCGATGAGGGCCCTCAATGAACTGGACCAACAAGAGAAAACCAAAGAGCAATCACAGCGTAAACACATCCGCGAGGTCGAGGGGCTGGTGCGCCAGGGACTGAGCGCGGCGCAGCGCGGCCAGGTACGGCGGGCGCGGGGACTGCATCGCGCCAGCCAGGAAAAAAGGGAGACACTGGAGCATATCCCGGCCCACCTGGCGAGCAAGTTGGAGGAGCTGGATCAGGCCATCGAACGGCTGAGCGACTGGCATGAATTCGCGGTCACTCCCAAGAAAGAGGCGCTCATTCGCTCCATGCAGGCCCTGGAACACAGCACCATGGACCCGGAAGAGCTGGCCCGCAAGATTCATCACCTCCAGGATGACTGGCGGGAAGTCAGCAAGGGTGTGCCCCATCACGACGAGGACCTGTGGCACCAGTTTCAGGAGGCCTCGCATCGCGCCTTTGAGCCCTGCAAGGAGTTCTTCGAGGCACAGGCCAAAGAGCGCGAAGCCAACCAGGCCAAGCGGGAGGAATTGATCGAGCAGGTGCAGCTCTACCTGAACGGCTATCACTGGGACAGCCCGGTGTGGAAAGACGTCGAGCACACCCTCAAGCAGGCACGGCGCGAGTGGCGCGATGCCTGGCCGGTGCCGCGCCAGGCGGTCAAAGCCCAGGAGGAGCGTTTTGAGCCTCTGATGGATCAACTGCACGCCAAGCTGGGCGAAGCCTACGACGCTCACCGGGCCGAAAAAGAATTACTGGTACAGCGAGCCGAGCAATTGCGCGAGCAGAGCGATCTGCACCAGGCCATTGAAGGCGCGAAAGACCTTCAGGCCCAGTGGAAACAGGTCGGTCAGTGCCGTCCCCGCGAAGATCAAGCGCTGTGGAAGCAGTTCCGCGAACATTGCGATGCCATCTTCGCCCGCCGACAAGCCGAATTTGAGGCAGCCGATCAGGCGCGCCAGGCCCAGGCCGAGCAAGCGGAATCCCTGATCAATGAACTCAAGGCGCTGCAAAAGCAGCCACTGGACAGCCCCGGCGCACAGAGAGCGCGAATTGAGGAACTCAAGGGCCAATTCCAGGCCCTGAAAGAATTGCCCCGCCAGCGGGCACAGGCACTCAACGATACGTTTTACCAGACTCTCAAATCCCTGGACGAGCAGCACAAAGCCGCCCGCCGACAGGCCAGGGAGCGCCAGCGACAGCAGCTGTTCAACGCCGCTGAAGCGGTGCGTGCACTCGAGCTGGCCAGCCTCGAGGGTGGCGATACCACCGCCGCCCGGGAAGAGGCGAGCATCGCCATGGACGCCGTGGAACAATGGCCCGGTGACAGCCAGACCCTGTTGAACCAGCGCCTGGAACGGGCTGACAGCCTGACGCCAGCGGTTCAGGCGGAGAATCTGGAGGCCTTGCGTCTGTTGTGCATCCGCAAGGAAATTGCGACCGGGCAGGAGTCCCCCGAACCCGACAGGGCGCGCCGCATGGCCTACCAGATGGAACAATTACAGCAGGGACTGGGTCAACCATCCGACACGGCGGAGTCGCTGCTAATGGAATGGTTGGCCCTGGGCGGCGTACCCGACCCGGAGTACACCCAACTGCTGGCGCGTTTCCAGCCGCACTGA
- a CDS encoding phosphoribosylaminoimidazolesuccinocarboxamide synthase: protein MRLADSVLAVNNDLPIRTDRPVHSGKVRSVYWLTAADSERLIREKGYPVAPDTPLAIMVISDRISAFECLWKGEGGMNGVPGKGAALNAISNHWFQRFREEGLADSHILDIPHPLVWIVQKAQPVMIEAICRQYITGSMWRAYAKGERTFCGITLPDGLERDQKLPELLITPSTKGILKGLDGVPEADDVNISRADLERHYQAFNFRSPGDIDAYERLLKEGFGVISDDLAKIDQIFVDTKFEFGYVRDAEGQEKLIYMDEVGTPDSSRIWDGARYREGKVVEQSKEAFRQELLHYFEDPDVLLDKSRMDERTALAEQTELPRAVMMRVSDTYVGLAEKIIGRPLTLSDNPRAEIIDTLRSQYGLIQD from the coding sequence ATGCGGCTTGCGGACTCAGTACTGGCAGTAAACAATGACCTTCCCATCCGGACCGACCGGCCCGTACACAGCGGCAAGGTCCGCTCGGTTTACTGGCTCACCGCCGCCGACAGCGAGCGCCTGATCCGGGAAAAGGGCTACCCGGTCGCCCCGGATACCCCCCTGGCCATCATGGTCATCAGTGACCGGATTTCCGCCTTCGAATGCCTCTGGAAAGGTGAAGGCGGCATGAATGGCGTACCCGGCAAGGGCGCGGCGCTGAATGCCATTTCCAATCACTGGTTTCAGCGCTTTCGCGAGGAAGGGCTGGCCGACAGCCACATTCTGGATATCCCCCATCCCCTGGTGTGGATCGTGCAGAAAGCCCAGCCGGTGATGATCGAGGCCATCTGCCGCCAGTACATCACCGGCTCCATGTGGCGCGCCTACGCCAAGGGCGAGCGCACTTTCTGTGGCATCACCCTGCCCGACGGACTGGAGCGGGACCAGAAGCTGCCCGAGCTGCTGATCACCCCCTCCACCAAAGGCATTCTCAAGGGGCTGGACGGTGTGCCGGAAGCGGATGACGTCAACATCAGCCGCGCCGATCTGGAGCGCCACTATCAGGCCTTCAACTTTCGCTCACCGGGCGATATCGACGCGTACGAGCGGTTGCTCAAAGAGGGCTTTGGGGTGATCAGCGACGATCTGGCCAAAATCGACCAGATCTTCGTCGACACCAAATTTGAGTTTGGCTATGTCCGCGATGCCGAGGGTCAGGAAAAGCTGATCTATATGGACGAAGTCGGCACGCCGGACTCATCCCGTATCTGGGACGGTGCCCGGTATCGGGAGGGCAAAGTTGTCGAGCAGTCCAAAGAAGCCTTCCGGCAAGAGTTGCTACACTACTTCGAAGATCCGGACGTGCTGCTGGATAAAAGCCGTATGGACGAGCGGACCGCACTGGCCGAGCAGACCGAACTGCCCCGGGCGGTGATGATGCGCGTGTCCGATACCTATGTGGGTCTTGCAGAGAAAATCATTGGCCGCCCGCTGACGCTGTCGGACAATCCGAGGGCGGAGATTATCGACACGCTGCGCAGCCAGTACGGGTTGATTCAGGACTGA
- a CDS encoding LLM class flavin-dependent oxidoreductase, with protein sequence MLLQEKTFSLLELASVREDGSITETLRDTLRYAQKADELGFERFWLAEHHNMEGIASSATAVLIGHIAGGTERIKVGSGGIMLPNHPPLVIAEQFGTLASLYPGRIELGLGRAPGTDAITMRALRRDMRSADDFPQDVGLLQQLLAPLKPGQKLKAIPGAGTEVPIWLLGSSLFSAQLAAQKGLPYAFAGHFAPRLVREALHVYRENFQPSGVLDKPYAILGIPLIAADTDAEARYLATTSHQRILALLRGQPLWLKPPVEDMTPLWSPEEEAAVKDFLSLAVVGGPETVREGLEALCRELPIDEFMFTIDVYEPAARVHALKILSELRRRD encoded by the coding sequence ATGCTGCTCCAGGAAAAGACATTCTCGCTACTCGAACTCGCTTCGGTCAGAGAAGACGGCTCCATCACTGAAACGTTGCGGGACACGCTTCGCTACGCCCAAAAAGCGGACGAGCTCGGCTTCGAACGCTTCTGGCTCGCCGAACACCACAACATGGAAGGCATTGCCAGCTCCGCCACCGCCGTGTTGATCGGCCACATCGCCGGCGGTACCGAACGCATCAAGGTCGGCTCCGGCGGCATCATGCTGCCCAACCACCCGCCTCTGGTGATCGCCGAACAATTTGGGACCCTCGCCAGCCTCTACCCGGGGCGCATCGAACTGGGCCTGGGCCGCGCGCCCGGCACCGACGCCATCACCATGCGCGCCCTGCGCCGGGATATGCGTTCCGCCGACGACTTTCCGCAGGATGTCGGATTACTACAGCAACTGCTCGCGCCCCTGAAACCCGGCCAGAAACTCAAGGCCATTCCCGGCGCCGGCACCGAAGTGCCCATCTGGTTACTGGGCTCCAGCCTGTTCAGCGCCCAACTCGCCGCACAGAAAGGCCTGCCCTACGCCTTCGCCGGTCACTTCGCCCCGCGCCTGGTGCGCGAGGCCTTGCATGTCTACCGGGAAAATTTTCAGCCTTCCGGGGTATTGGACAAACCGTACGCCATCCTGGGTATTCCACTGATTGCGGCGGACACCGATGCCGAAGCGCGTTACCTGGCCACGACCAGCCATCAACGCATTCTGGCGCTTTTGCGCGGCCAGCCGCTGTGGCTGAAGCCGCCGGTGGAGGATATGACGCCGCTGTGGTCGCCCGAGGAGGAGGCCGCCGTGAAGGACTTCCTGAGCCTGGCGGTGGTCGGTGGGCCAGAGACCGTTCGTGAGGGTCTGGAGGCTCTGTGCCGGGAGCTGCCCATTGATGAGTTTATGTTTACGATTGATGTTTATGAACCGGCGGCGCGTGTGCACGCACTGAAAATACTCTCCGAATTACGGCGCCGCGATTGA
- a CDS encoding FAD-binding and (Fe-S)-binding domain-containing protein: MIPSIRHTSPVQSRYLAFIEALRASDFQGDLNPDYANRTVLATDNSIYQVLPQGVIYPKNVDDLVILARLSDQPDYQDIVLSPRGGGTGTNGQSLTDGLVVDTSRYMNQILEINIEERWARVQCGVVKDQLNAALKPHGLFFAPDLSTSNRATIGGMINTDASGQGSCRYGKTRDHVLELRTVLLDGSDWTSRPMDDAELTEVSQRGDRVGEVHKTLNQIHTDHAELIDAKFPKLNRCLTGYDFAHVRTPEGRFDLNSVLCGSEGTLGFIAEARLNLLPIPKVSALVNVNYRDFNAALRDATELMKAEPTAIETVDSKVLNLAMNDIVWHSVSEFFPPAENGEPIQGINLVEYTADSEEELEQAVKALTDQLDADTDVSKGRLGYSLAWGSASVAKIWAMRKKSVGLLGNAEGEARPIPFVEDTAVPPENLADFIMEFRQLLDERGMTYGMFGHVDAGVLHVRPAIDMKDPEQAAQIRPITDQVVALVKKYKGLLWGEHGKGVRAEYAPEFFGELYPQLQRLKAAFDPRNQLNPGKVATPAPELELLKIDGVTTRGQQDRKIPVQVWDGYSEGMHCNGNGQCHNWNPNDAMCPSWKGTRLRTHTPKGRASLVREWLKQLSERDVNAIEESEAARQQSFLLSLPTRIKNTIGKKRGEYDFSHEVHESMMGCLACKSCTGQCPIKVDVPSFRSKFLELYYGRYLRPLKDYFIGGLEFMVPTLAKVPWLYNGLMKPRFMQALMAKVAGMVDSPLLTGISLDNALQTRKIRYASAQNIAALTQEQRDKAVILVQDAFTSYFETGLVLDSLDLLTKLGFTPLVAPFKPNGKPLHVHGFLGPFAKAAVKNAEHLNDLARSGIPLVGLEPSMTLAYRSEYQTVLGKEAPEVALLQEWLAQQKAQLEARADLLQPGDYSLLAHCTEKTNAAGSIKDWQAVFGALGQTLTVIDTGCCGMAGTYGHEASNVETSKKIYGLSWSEVVANPEHEGKLTATGYSCRSQVKRIDDVAIPHPVQVLLAQM; this comes from the coding sequence ATGATACCGAGCATACGCCACACCTCCCCCGTCCAGAGCCGCTACCTCGCCTTTATCGAGGCCCTGCGGGCGTCCGACTTCCAGGGCGACCTGAACCCGGACTACGCCAACCGCACCGTGTTGGCCACCGACAACTCCATCTACCAGGTCCTGCCCCAGGGCGTCATCTACCCCAAAAACGTAGACGACCTGGTGATCCTGGCCCGGCTCAGCGATCAACCCGATTATCAGGACATCGTCTTGAGCCCCCGCGGCGGCGGCACCGGCACCAATGGCCAGTCTCTCACCGACGGGCTGGTGGTGGATACCTCCAGGTACATGAACCAGATCCTCGAAATCAACATCGAGGAGCGCTGGGCGCGGGTGCAGTGCGGCGTGGTGAAAGACCAGTTGAACGCGGCCCTCAAACCCCACGGCCTGTTCTTTGCCCCGGACCTGTCCACCAGCAACCGGGCCACCATTGGTGGCATGATCAACACCGACGCCTCCGGCCAGGGGTCCTGCCGCTATGGCAAAACCCGGGATCATGTACTGGAGTTGCGCACCGTATTGCTCGACGGCAGCGACTGGACCTCCCGTCCCATGGACGACGCCGAGCTGACCGAGGTCAGCCAGCGCGGGGATCGCGTGGGCGAGGTGCACAAGACGCTCAACCAGATTCACACCGACCACGCCGAATTGATCGACGCCAAATTTCCCAAGCTCAATCGCTGCCTGACCGGCTACGATTTTGCCCATGTGCGCACGCCCGAAGGTCGCTTTGATCTGAACAGCGTGCTCTGCGGCAGCGAGGGCACCCTGGGCTTTATCGCCGAGGCCAGGCTCAACCTGCTGCCCATCCCGAAGGTCTCCGCGTTGGTGAACGTTAACTACCGGGACTTCAACGCGGCATTGCGCGATGCCACCGAGCTGATGAAAGCCGAGCCCACCGCCATTGAAACCGTGGACTCGAAGGTACTCAACCTGGCGATGAACGACATCGTCTGGCACAGCGTGTCCGAGTTCTTCCCGCCCGCCGAGAACGGCGAGCCGATTCAGGGCATCAACCTGGTGGAGTACACCGCCGACAGCGAAGAAGAGCTGGAACAGGCGGTCAAAGCGCTGACCGACCAGTTGGATGCCGATACCGATGTCAGTAAAGGCCGTCTGGGTTACAGCCTCGCCTGGGGCTCGGCGTCCGTCGCGAAAATCTGGGCCATGCGTAAAAAATCCGTGGGCCTGCTGGGCAACGCCGAGGGTGAAGCGCGCCCGATTCCCTTTGTGGAAGATACCGCCGTGCCGCCGGAGAACCTGGCCGACTTCATTATGGAATTCCGCCAACTTCTGGATGAGCGCGGCATGACCTACGGCATGTTCGGCCATGTGGACGCGGGCGTGCTGCACGTGCGCCCCGCCATCGACATGAAGGACCCGGAACAGGCCGCCCAGATCCGCCCGATCACCGACCAGGTGGTCGCGCTGGTCAAAAAGTACAAAGGTCTGCTGTGGGGCGAACACGGCAAGGGCGTGCGCGCCGAATACGCACCGGAATTTTTCGGCGAGCTCTACCCGCAGCTGCAGCGTCTTAAAGCTGCGTTCGATCCGCGCAACCAGTTGAACCCGGGTAAAGTCGCCACGCCCGCGCCGGAGCTGGAACTGCTCAAAATCGACGGGGTGACCACCCGCGGTCAGCAGGATCGGAAAATTCCGGTGCAGGTCTGGGACGGTTACAGCGAAGGCATGCACTGCAACGGCAACGGCCAGTGCCACAACTGGAACCCGAACGACGCCATGTGCCCCTCATGGAAAGGCACACGCCTGCGCACCCACACCCCCAAAGGCCGGGCCTCACTGGTGCGCGAGTGGCTCAAGCAATTGAGCGAGCGGGACGTGAACGCGATCGAGGAATCCGAAGCGGCGCGCCAGCAGTCGTTCCTGTTGAGTCTGCCGACGCGCATCAAGAACACCATTGGCAAAAAGCGCGGCGAATACGACTTTTCCCACGAAGTCCACGAGTCCATGATGGGCTGTCTGGCCTGCAAGTCCTGCACCGGTCAGTGCCCCATCAAGGTGGATGTACCCAGTTTCCGCAGCAAATTTCTGGAGCTGTATTACGGCCGCTACCTGCGGCCGCTGAAAGACTACTTCATCGGCGGCCTGGAGTTTATGGTACCCACCTTGGCCAAGGTGCCCTGGTTGTACAACGGCCTGATGAAACCCCGGTTTATGCAGGCCCTCATGGCCAAAGTGGCCGGTATGGTGGACAGCCCGCTGCTTACCGGCATCTCTCTGGACAATGCATTGCAGACGCGCAAGATCCGCTACGCCAGCGCCCAGAACATCGCCGCGCTCACTCAGGAGCAGCGGGATAAAGCGGTGATTCTGGTGCAGGACGCCTTTACCAGCTACTTTGAAACCGGCCTGGTATTGGACAGTCTCGATCTGCTCACCAAGCTGGGCTTCACGCCGCTGGTAGCGCCTTTCAAACCCAATGGCAAACCACTCCACGTCCACGGTTTCCTCGGCCCCTTCGCCAAGGCGGCGGTGAAAAACGCTGAGCACCTGAACGACCTCGCCCGCAGTGGTATTCCCCTGGTGGGGCTGGAGCCGTCCATGACGCTCGCCTATCGCAGCGAATACCAGACGGTGTTGGGCAAAGAGGCGCCGGAGGTGGCGTTGTTGCAGGAGTGGCTGGCTCAGCAGAAAGCGCAGCTCGAAGCGCGCGCGGATTTGCTGCAGCCGGGCGATTATTCCCTGTTGGCCCACTGCACGGAAAAAACCAACGCGGCCGGGTCGATCAAGGATTGGCAGGCGGTGTTCGGTGCCTTGGGACAGACCCTGACGGTCATCGACACGGGTTGCTGCGGCATGGCGGGCACTTACGGTCACGAGGCCAGCAACGTCGAGACGTCGAAGAAAATTTATGGTCTATCCTGGTCTGAGGTCGTGGCAAATCCGGAACACGAGGGAAAACTGACGGCCACCGGTTACTCCTGTCGCTCTCAGGTGAAACGCATTGACGATGTCGCCATTCCCCATCCTGTGCAGGTGTTGTTGGCGCAGATGTGA
- a CDS encoding MAPEG family protein: MLQPMLALMFWTLCVALYLLTLRILAVRKGTVSIGYFRLYPPDQAAPARALAAARHYDNLFQVPILFYLACVTSLAMGLSGPVALAWGFVALRVVHGLIHMGYNNVMHRLIAFMASNLLLAAIWVVIALQL, translated from the coding sequence ATGCTGCAACCCATGCTCGCCCTGATGTTCTGGACGCTCTGCGTCGCTCTCTATTTGCTGACCTTGCGGATCTTGGCGGTCCGTAAGGGCACGGTGTCGATTGGCTATTTTCGGCTCTATCCGCCGGATCAGGCCGCGCCCGCACGGGCGCTGGCGGCGGCGCGTCATTACGATAACCTCTTCCAGGTGCCCATCCTGTTCTACCTCGCCTGTGTCACCAGCCTGGCCATGGGGCTCAGTGGGCCGGTGGCGTTGGCCTGGGGGTTTGTGGCGCTGCGGGTGGTGCACGGTCTCATCCATATGGGCTACAACAACGTAATGCACAGGTTGATAGCGTTTATGGCGAGCAACCTGTTGTTGGCGGCCATTTGGGTGGTGATTGCGTTGCAGTTGTAA
- the fabV gene encoding enoyl-ACP reductase FabV → MIIKPKVRGFICTNAHPQGCAANVREQIDYTKAQGPINGGPKNVLVIGCSTGYGLASRITAAYGSGAKTIGVCFEKPPTEKRTASAGYYNTAAFHEFAEADGLYAHTINGDAFSDEIKAQTIEQIKKDLGKIDLVVYSLASPRRTDPKTGETYTSVLKPIGQAYTSKGLNTDTLKITETTVEPATEEEIRNTVKVMGGEDWELWIDALKDADVLEQNCQTTAYTYLGDKLTWPIYGKATIGKAKEDLDRASLAIDQKLDDLNGTAHVSVLKAVVTQASSAIPVMPLYMSILFKVMKEQGTHEDCIHQLQRLFVECLYSANPRLDDEDRFRVDELELDPKVQAKVEEIWPQVTEDNLFELTDYKGYNEGFLKLFGFGVDGVDYEADVSPLVKAPF, encoded by the coding sequence ATGATTATCAAGCCAAAAGTACGCGGATTCATCTGCACCAACGCCCACCCACAGGGCTGTGCCGCCAACGTGCGCGAGCAGATCGACTACACCAAGGCCCAGGGGCCGATCAACGGTGGCCCGAAAAACGTACTGGTCATCGGCTGCTCCACCGGCTACGGCCTGGCCTCACGGATCACCGCCGCCTACGGCTCTGGCGCCAAAACCATCGGGGTCTGCTTTGAGAAGCCGCCCACCGAGAAGCGTACCGCCTCCGCCGGCTACTACAACACCGCCGCCTTCCACGAATTCGCCGAAGCCGATGGCCTATACGCCCACACCATCAATGGCGACGCCTTCTCCGACGAGATCAAGGCCCAGACCATCGAACAGATCAAAAAAGACCTGGGTAAAATCGACCTGGTGGTCTACAGCCTGGCCTCGCCCCGGCGCACCGACCCCAAGACCGGTGAAACCTACACCTCCGTGCTCAAGCCCATCGGACAGGCCTACACCTCCAAGGGGCTGAACACCGATACCCTCAAGATCACCGAAACCACCGTCGAGCCGGCCACCGAGGAAGAAATCCGCAATACCGTCAAGGTGATGGGTGGCGAAGACTGGGAGCTGTGGATCGACGCCCTGAAAGACGCCGACGTGCTGGAGCAGAACTGTCAGACCACGGCCTACACCTATCTGGGCGACAAGCTGACCTGGCCGATCTACGGCAAAGCGACCATTGGTAAAGCCAAAGAGGACCTGGATCGCGCTTCCCTGGCCATCGACCAGAAGCTGGACGACCTGAACGGTACCGCCCACGTATCGGTGCTCAAGGCTGTGGTGACCCAGGCCAGCTCCGCCATTCCGGTGATGCCGCTGTACATGTCCATCCTGTTCAAGGTCATGAAAGAGCAGGGCACCCATGAAGACTGTATTCACCAACTGCAGCGTCTGTTCGTGGAGTGCCTGTACAGTGCCAACCCGCGTCTGGATGACGAGGATCGCTTCCGCGTAGACGAGCTGGAGCTGGATCCCAAGGTGCAGGCCAAGGTGGAAGAAATCTGGCCGCAAGTGACCGAAGATAACCTGTTTGAACTGACTGACTACAAGGGCTACAACGAAGGTTTCCTGAAGTTGTTCGGTTTTGGCGTCGACGGTGTGGACTACGAGGCGGATGTCAGTCCGCTGGTGAAGGCGCCGTTTTAA